One window of the Paenibacillus beijingensis genome contains the following:
- a CDS encoding zinc-dependent alcohol dehydrogenase family protein, with protein sequence MSQESLILHKPGEIEIRQVDRPSIGSNDVLIKVSACGICGTDRHIFHGTYPASLPVSPGHEFAGVIVETGSGVKHAAVGDFITVNPNIWCGHCPSCLQGAPHLCTAMRALGVNLNGGLSSYCVVPEELVYKIAPNVDPLQACLAEPVSCVLHGLDRLQIKAGYRAAVFGGGFIGQLMLQTLRLQGASEVTLIEPQAHKRKVAAELGFQAIDPFAGKSALEELADLDVTVDCAGAGDVLMQCVRATKQGGDILLFAAYPQGRTVSIEPYEIFRKELRVIGSFTYPDTQVRAIRLIEAGAYKLDSILTEIGLEEVEDLLQGKRDEDVIKGVVRMT encoded by the coding sequence ATGAGTCAGGAATCGCTTATTCTTCACAAGCCGGGGGAAATTGAAATTAGGCAGGTCGACCGGCCTTCCATCGGCAGCAACGATGTGCTTATCAAAGTGTCGGCCTGCGGTATATGCGGCACCGACCGCCATATTTTTCACGGCACTTATCCGGCATCCTTGCCGGTTTCACCGGGTCATGAGTTTGCGGGAGTCATCGTGGAGACCGGAAGCGGGGTCAAGCATGCCGCCGTTGGCGACTTTATTACGGTCAACCCCAACATTTGGTGCGGCCATTGTCCTTCATGCCTGCAGGGAGCTCCGCATTTGTGCACGGCTATGCGCGCGCTCGGCGTCAATCTGAATGGCGGGCTGTCGTCGTATTGCGTCGTTCCGGAGGAGCTCGTCTATAAAATAGCGCCGAACGTCGATCCGTTGCAGGCTTGTCTGGCAGAACCGGTCTCATGCGTGCTGCATGGATTGGACCGGCTGCAGATTAAGGCGGGCTATCGCGCGGCGGTATTCGGAGGAGGCTTCATCGGCCAGTTGATGCTGCAGACGCTTCGGCTCCAGGGAGCAAGTGAGGTCACCCTGATCGAGCCGCAGGCGCATAAACGTAAAGTCGCGGCGGAACTCGGTTTCCAGGCGATCGATCCGTTTGCCGGGAAATCGGCGCTGGAGGAACTGGCCGATCTTGATGTAACGGTTGATTGCGCCGGAGCAGGCGATGTCCTGATGCAGTGCGTCCGGGCGACGAAGCAGGGCGGGGACATCCTGCTGTTCGCCGCTTATCCGCAGGGCAGGACCGTATCCATTGAGCCGTACGAAATTTTCCGCAAGGAGCTGCGGGTGATCGGCTCGTTCACGTATCCCGATACGCAGGTGCGGGCAATTCGGCTGATCGAGGCCGGGGCGTACAAGCTCGATTCGATCCTAACGGAGATTGGTTTGGAGGAGGTCGAAGACTTGCTCCAAGGAAAACGTGATGAAGATGTGATCAAAGGCGTCGTCAGAATGACTTAA